A window from Cryptomeria japonica chromosome 1, Sugi_1.0, whole genome shotgun sequence encodes these proteins:
- the LOC131072019 gene encoding defensin Tk-AMP-D2, with product MALSRESLSIVLLVLLVFHTLEMETEAAGGGRMCKSQSHNFKGLCVSDSNCKNVCRTENFPTGSCDLHGANRKCFCYKRCA from the exons ATGGCACTGAGCAGAGAAAGTTTGAGTATTGTGCTTCTGGTTTTGTTAGTTTTTCATACCCTTG AGATGGAGACAGAAGCAGCAGGAGGGGGACGAATGTGCAAGTCTCAGAGCCATAATTTTAAGGGATTGTGTGTTAGCGACAGCAACTGCAAAAATGTGTGTCGGACTGAGAATTTTCCAACAGGGAGTTGTGATCTTCATGGTGCAAACAGAAAATGTTTTTGCTATAAACGTTGTGCTTAG